The Novibacillus thermophilus genome segment AACGAGGAAAAGGGTCAGTTGAAATGTTCTTTTTGTGGTAAAACTCAGGAACAAGTTCGAAAATTAGTCGCCGGCCCCGGCGTGTATATTTGTGATGAATGTATTGAGTTGTGCACGGAGATCGTCGAAGAAGAACTGGGACACGAAGAAGAGGTGGATCTGCAGGAACTTCCCAAGCCTCAGGAGATTTGTGCCATCCTCGACGAGTACGTCATCGGGCAGGAAGCTGCGAAAAAGTCACTGTCTGTCGCTGTATACAACCACTACAAGCGCATCAACTCCGGAAGCAAATCCGACGATGTCGAGATTCAGAAAAGTAACATTGTCATGCTCGGACCCACCGGCAGCGGCAAAACCCTTCTCGCCCAGACATTGGCCAGGATATTGAACGTTCCGTTTGCCATAGCGGATGCGACTTCGCTCACGGAGGCGGGATACGTCGGAGAAGATGTGGAAAATATTTTACTCAAGCTGATCCAGGCTGCTGATTACGATGTGGAAAAGGCCGAACGGGGCATTATTTACATCGACGAAATTGACAAAGTGGCCCGGAAGTCGGAGAACCCCTCGATTACGCGGGACGTATCCGGAGAAGGTGTACAACAAGCCCTGTTAAAAATTTTAGAAGGAACTGTGGCCAGCGTTCCGCCCCAAGGGGAAGGAAACATCCGCACCAAGAATTTATTCAAATCGATACGACGAACATCTTGTTCATTTGCGGCGGCGCCTTTGACGGCATTGAACAGATCATTAAACGCCGCATCGGCAAGAAAGTGATCGGATTCGGTTCTGACGACGATCACGCCGAGTTAAGTTCGGGCCAACTGTTGCAAAAAGTGTTGCCTGAAGACCTTTTGAAGTACGGTCTCATTCCGGAATTCGTCGGGCGTTTGCCAGTTATCTCTACTTTGGAGCCCCTCGACGAAGAAGCGCTTGTACGCATCTTGACGGAACCGAAAAATGCCTTAGTCAAGCAGTATCAAAAACTGCTTGAAATGGACAATGTCCAACTTGAGTTTGAAGAAGGGGCGCTCCAACAAATTGCTAAAGAAGCGATCAAGCGCAACACGGGAGCGCGGGGGTTGCGTTCGATCATCGAAGGGATTATGCTGGATGTCATGTTTGATCTTCCTTCCCGTGAGGACGTGACGCACTGCCTGATCAAAGAGGAAACGGTGCGTGACCGGATGAGCCCAGTGTTAACCACGCGGGAAGGTCACGTCATCGACGGCCGATCAGCTAAAGAAGAGAGTGCTTAATCGAGTAGGAGGGGGCGGCTAGCCCCCGTCCTCTCACACCACCTAGCATGCGGGTCCGCACTAGGCGGTTCCAAAAGGTTGACGAAGTTCCATATAACGAAAAAGCATACTCTTCAGCCCTTTCGCTTCCCAGTAGGAAGTCGGAAGGGCATTGTTTGTGTTCCGGGACATTTCCCATGGTCCTCGGCGGGAATTGGCCATCATGAAGCAGGCCCATTCTGGTACGCCAAGGGCCCTAAGTTCACGAAGACGGGTTCTGACCCGTTTCCATTGTTTCCATAGGCACATCCTCAGTCTGCGCCGAATCCATTGGTCGAATCTTTCACAGTGCGTCTTCATCGATGCCAGTCGAAAGTACCTGACCCAACCGATGATGTAGCGGTTGAGCCGTTTAATTCGCTCTTCCATGGAGATCGCCCGTGAACGACTCGTCATCTCACGTATTCTATCTTTGAATCGGGAGATGGTCTTCGGGGCTAACCGAATCGTTGCTTGTTTGTCCGGCAGAAAACTGAACCCTAGGAATTTCCGGTTCCAGGGGCGGTCTACCGCACTTTTGTCTCGGTTCACTTTCAGTTTCAGCTTTCCCTCTACAAAGCGAATCACCGATTCCATGACGCGTTCCCCTGCGCGCTTGCTAGCGACAAAGATGTTACAATCGTCCGCATAACGTGCGAATTGCAACCCGCGTTTCTTTCGTTCTTTGTCCAGGTCGTCCAACAAGATGTTGGCCAGAAGCGGACTCAGCGGTCCGCCTTGCGGCGTCCCTTCCTCTGTCCGTTGGCATACTCCGTTGACCATGACTCCGGCGTTGAGGTACACCCGGATGAGTTTCAGGTCTCGCTTGTCCTTCACCCTTCTTGCTACCCTCGCCATGAGCATGTCGTGGTTTACTCGGTCAAAGCACTTCTCTAAGTCCAAGTCCACAACCCATCTGTATCCACTCTGGATATAGCGCTGGGCTTGAAGGACCGCATCATGGGCTCGCTTCCCTGGTCGGAAGCCGTAGCTGTCCCATGAGAAGTGAGCATCGAAGATCGGATGCATCACTTGCAGCAGGGCTTGCTGGAGGAGCCGGTCCATCGCGGTCGGGATCCCTAGAAGCCTCACGCCGCCTCCAGGTTTGGGGATTTCCACCCGTTTGACTGGCGCGGGTTTGTAGGTTCCCGCTAGGAGCTCTGCTTTCACCTGTGCCCAGTGTGTGTTCAGGTAAGCCTGCAGTTCAGCTACCGTTACTCCGTCCACTCCGGGCGCTCCTCCGTTTCGGACCACTCGCTTGTATGCGAGCAAGAGATTTTCTCTCTCAAGCATCCTGTCCAGCAAGTCGTTATGGTCTTCGCGAGAGGAAGGGGCGACTTGTGCCGGAGAAGAGCTCGGCGCTCCAACATACCCTCGCGGCTTCACCGCTGCTCTCTGTTGGCAGCTCCCTTGCGGGATATTCTGCTGTCTGCGCTCTTCTCTCGAACGCATCGGTTTCCTCTCTCCTTTCGGTTCGGCCCTTCCGCTTTCCGGCGCCCCGTACTTGCGTACTATGGCCTCTGCTGACTCCTGCGGATTCAGCGCAGCCTCTCGACTGCGGTTACGATGTTACTTCGCGTGTTCCGCAGGCCTCCCCAGATAAGAGCGTCATCTTTCCGCCCGCGATCACTGGAGTTTACAGGATGAGCCCTTGGCGGCTTTGGATTTCGTTGTGTTCTGGCAACTCATCCGACTAATCCTGCCTCAAATCCAGTTCGTGTACCTTGACCCGTGCGTTTGTCTCCGGCTTCCTTCAGATTCCGCCTCGCGACGGACACCCTTGCCTTTGACTACGGTAGGCGCTCGCCAGCCCCCGTTCGGGACTTTCGCCCTATAGATGACGCCCATGCTGGGCGTACACACAGTTAACGCCGGGGTATGGCTCCCGGCGTTTTTTGTATGATTACTCCCTGTTCCTCGCGGTAATACTATGGATGAATTGAGAACTACCGGGAGGAACGTGACGTGAACATGACAACGGCTTTGCTGGTCGTTAATGTCTTTTTTAGTGTCATTATCGGCCTGTACTTTTGGAACATGCTCAAGAGCCAACAATCCAACAAAATTGCTGTCAACCGCGAATCGAAAAAAGAGATGGAGAAACTGCAGAAGCTTCGTCAAATCACCCTGTCCGAACCGTTGGCCGAAAGGACTCGTCCGGCGAAACTGGACGATATTGTCGGTCAAGAAGAAGGGCTCCGCGCTCTTCGCGCTGCTTTGTGCGGGCCGAATCCCCAGCACGTCATCATTTACGGCCCCCCTGGAGTTGGGAAGACGGCTGCCGCGCGGGTTGTATTGGAAGAAGCGCGCAAAAATCCATTCTCACCGTTTAAACACGATGCGAAGTTTGTTGAATTAGACGCGACGACTGCCCGGTTTGACGAACGGGGAATTGCCGACCCGTTGATCGGTTCGGTTCACGATCCAATCTACCAAGGTGCCGGCGCGATGGGTGTCGCGGGGATTCCCCAGCCGAAGCAAGGGGCTGTGACGAAAGCGCACGGTGGGCTACTTTTTATTGACGAAATTGGGGAACTGCACCCGATTCAGATGAATAAAATGTTGAAAGTGTTGGAAGACCGTAAAGTATTTTTGGAGTCGGCTTACTACAGCCCGGAAGACTCGAACATCCCCAGTCACATTCACGACATTTTTCAAAACGGCTTGCCGGCCGATTTTCGCTTGGTTGGCGCAACGACGCGCACCGCCGAGGAAATACCGCCGGCGATTCGTTCCCGTTGTCTTGAAATATTTTTTCGAGCGCTGCTTCCTGAAGAGATTGAGCAGATTGCGTGGAAAGCCGTTGAGAAATTACAAATTCAGGCACAGCCCGAGGCCGTTGAAGTGGTCAAAAAATACGCTACAAACGGGCGCGAAGCCGTCAATATGGTGCAAATCGCCTACGGTTTGGGACTGACGGAAGGGCGGCACACGATTTTGGCTAAGGATGTGGAATGGGTTGCTCACAACAGTCAAATCACACCCCGTCCAGACAAAAAAATCCCTCCTCAGCCGCAAATCGGGGTCGTCAACGGGTTAGCGGTCTACGGGCCGAATTTGGGGTCATTGTTGGAGATTGAAGTGACGGCGAGCAAAATAGGGCGGGGAGAAAAAGGATCGGTCAACATAACCGGAGTAGTGGAGGAAGAGACGCTCGGTGAAGGCAGGGGAGGCCGGTCTTTAAAACGGAAGAGCCTGGCCAAAGCTTCCGTAGAAAATGTCCTCACCGTCCTGAAAAAAACTGACGTCAATCCGTATCAATACGACTTGCATGTTAACTTCCCCGGCGGGATGCCCGTCGACGGTCCTTCTGCCGGGGTGGCCTTGGCTACGGCCATTTACTCTGCGATCAAGGGTGTGCCTGTGGACAACGAAACAGCTCTTACAGGGGAAATCAGCATTCGCGGAAACGTGAAACCGGTGGGAGGCGTGGTGGCCAAGGTGAATGCGGCCATGCAAGCCGGTGCACGAAAAGTGTTGATCCCACAAGACAACTGGCAGAGTATCTTTAAGGACATAGGTATTGAAGTCGTTCCTGTGACCCGCATAGAACAAGTGTTAGAACATATGCTGCTGCCACAAGAGAAAGTCAGCGAGCGGACCGGGACACAAGAGAAGCCGGCCGACATCATGACTGCTTCACCACTTGCCAGATAGATGTCAATGGACAAAGTACGGCGATTAAGATAAAATTTACAAAGTGAACGAAGGCAAAAATATTTTTGCCTCTTTTTTTTAAACAGTACGGAGGTGCCCGTCAATTGGGGATCAAAACAACGGAGAAAACACTTCCCTTACTGCCGTTGCGGGGGTTGATTGTCTATCCGGGAACAGTGTTGCATTTAGACGTGGGCCGGGAAAAGTCGATCAAAGCGTTAGATGAGGCGATGCTGGCAGACAATGAGCTCTTCCTGGCCACACAGAAAGAAGTGAACGTTGAGGAACCAAGTGTCGATGACATATACAGAACCGGCACAGTGGCCAGAGTGAGACAGATGTTAAAGTTGCCGAACGGGACCATCCGCGTATTGGTTGAAGGGTTGGCCAGGGGAAAACTGTTGGAATATGTGCAAGAGGAGACATTTTTCCGCGTCAAAGTGGAACAAATTGACCAGGACGAGCCAGATTCCCCTGAAATTGAAGCGTTGATGCGGACGGCTTTGGGACAGTTTGAGCAATACGTCAAACTGACGAAGAAGGTGACGCCAGAAACCTTTTCCGCAGTTCAGGACATAGATGAACCGGGGCGGCTGGCCGACCTTGTGACGTCCCATTTACCTTTGAAGTTAAAAGACAAACAGCGGATCTTGGAAACGATCGACATTAAGAAGCGGTTGGAGAAACTTCTCAACCTGTTGAATGACGAGCGCGAAGTGCTGGAGTTGGAGCGCAAAATCAGCCAGCGCGTGAAAAAGCAAATGGAGAAAACGCAGAAAGAGTACTACCTCCGGGAGCAGATGAGGGCGATTCAACGCGAGTTGGGTGAAAAAGAGGGAAGAGCCGGTGAGGCAGAGGAACTGCGCGAGCGTTTGAGTGAGTCCGATGCTCCAAAAGGAGTGAAGGAAAAAGCAGAGAAGGAAATCGCCCGGCTGGAGAAAATGCCGCCTACATCTGCAGAGGGGAGTGTCATCCGCACCTACGTAGAGTGGCTGCTGGATTTACCGTGGTCGTACGAGACGGAAGACCGG includes the following:
- the lonB gene encoding ATP-dependent protease LonB, with product MNMTTALLVVNVFFSVIIGLYFWNMLKSQQSNKIAVNRESKKEMEKLQKLRQITLSEPLAERTRPAKLDDIVGQEEGLRALRAALCGPNPQHVIIYGPPGVGKTAAARVVLEEARKNPFSPFKHDAKFVELDATTARFDERGIADPLIGSVHDPIYQGAGAMGVAGIPQPKQGAVTKAHGGLLFIDEIGELHPIQMNKMLKVLEDRKVFLESAYYSPEDSNIPSHIHDIFQNGLPADFRLVGATTRTAEEIPPAIRSRCLEIFFRALLPEEIEQIAWKAVEKLQIQAQPEAVEVVKKYATNGREAVNMVQIAYGLGLTEGRHTILAKDVEWVAHNSQITPRPDKKIPPQPQIGVVNGLAVYGPNLGSLLEIEVTASKIGRGEKGSVNITGVVEEETLGEGRGGRSLKRKSLAKASVENVLTVLKKTDVNPYQYDLHVNFPGGMPVDGPSAGVALATAIYSAIKGVPVDNETALTGEISIRGNVKPVGGVVAKVNAAMQAGARKVLIPQDNWQSIFKDIGIEVVPVTRIEQVLEHMLLPQEKVSERTGTQEKPADIMTASPLAR
- the ltrA gene encoding group II intron reverse transcriptase/maturase; this encodes MRSREERRQQNIPQGSCQQRAAVKPRGYVGAPSSSPAQVAPSSREDHNDLLDRMLERENLLLAYKRVVRNGGAPGVDGVTVAELQAYLNTHWAQVKAELLAGTYKPAPVKRVEIPKPGGGVRLLGIPTAMDRLLQQALLQVMHPIFDAHFSWDSYGFRPGKRAHDAVLQAQRYIQSGYRWVVDLDLEKCFDRVNHDMLMARVARRVKDKRDLKLIRVYLNAGVMVNGVCQRTEEGTPQGGPLSPLLANILLDDLDKERKKRGLQFARYADDCNIFVASKRAGERVMESVIRFVEGKLKLKVNRDKSAVDRPWNRKFLGFSFLPDKQATIRLAPKTISRFKDRIREMTSRSRAISMEERIKRLNRYIIGWVRYFRLASMKTHCERFDQWIRRRLRMCLWKQWKRVRTRLRELRALGVPEWACFMMANSRRGPWEMSRNTNNALPTSYWEAKGLKSMLFRYMELRQPFGTA